A part of Spodoptera frugiperda isolate SF20-4 chromosome 25, AGI-APGP_CSIRO_Sfru_2.0, whole genome shotgun sequence genomic DNA contains:
- the LOC118267409 gene encoding tudor domain-containing protein 6 produces MTEPVNSTENVEAEDLLAKNVESLALCVPGPSLAVPSDKNAKYSEDASLEDKDNSNLAKEDPSTSNTESLPLEPQDCKEVTASPTISKEPEILQDNSTDSDPGPGDSVANDPNTADPSSQDSSDESPTEDEEPGNNEMYLTYPPHPEDDYMCHVSVIFEGFYFSLTIFWDDETSKVYDDMLVEIQDKAMKLSPLNETYLFQYKPCIAIYPEDGLWYRASVLRYSKAKGLIKVLYVDYGNIEVLPVTDVREIKVKWIQLAPACMFAKLYGMRLNPDIEFSVLSKYYHEYILFKRSLQATIVSYDGMVPLIELKNENGDLVYRPFIEDNIFIPIRFLGAPRG; encoded by the exons ATGACAGAACCGGTAAACTCAACGGAAAATGTGGAGGCTGAAGATTTATTAGCTAAGAATGTGGAATCGCTGGCACTCTGCGTCCCTGGTCCATCTTTAGCC GTTCCAAGCGATAAAAATGCCAAATATTCGGAGGATGCCTCCCTTGAAGATAAAGATAACAGTAACCTTGCTAAAGAAGATCCCAGTACTTCCAATACTGAGAGCTTGCCACTAGAACCTCAGGATTGCAAGGAGGTCACCGCGTCGCCGAC aatATCCAAGGAACCAGAAATACTCCAAGATAATTCAACTGATAGTGATCCCGGACCGGGGGATTCTGTAGCTAATGATCCAAATACCGCTGACCCATCCAGTCAAGATTCCTCAGATGAAAGTCCAACGGAAGACGAGGAGCCGGGAAACAATGAAATGTATCTTACATACCCACCACATCCTGAAGATGATTACATGTGTCATGTAAGTGTTATTTTTGAAGGATTTTACTTCTCACTTACTATTTTCTGGGATGACGAAACATCTAAGGTGTATGATGATATGCTCGTAGAGATCCAGGATAAAGCCATGAAGCTATCACCGCTGAATGAGACGTACTTATTTCAGTACAAACCATGTATCGCTATATATCCAGAAGACGGTTTATGGTACCGCGCATCGGTTTTGCGATATAGCAAGGCAAAAGGTCTGATTAAAGTCTTGTATGTTGATTATGGTAACATCGAAGTCCTCCCGGTAACTGATGTGAGAGAGATTAAAGTAAAATGGATCCAGCTTGCTCCTGCCTGCATGTTCGCAAAATTGTACGGCATGCGTTTAAACCCCGACATAGAATTCagtgttttatcaaaatattaccaTGAATATATCTTATTTAAAAGAAGTCTCCAAGCCACTATTGTGAGTTATGATGGTATGGTGCCATTGATAGAACTAAAAAATGAAAATGGTGATTTGGTATACAGACCATTTATagaagataatatatttataccaATTAGATTCCTTGGGGCGCCAAGGGGGTAA